The window CATCCGCACCGGGCTGTTCGGCACCTTCGGCCTCCAGGAGTGGCTGTTCCCCGTCGCGGCCGCCGTGAACCTGGGCCTGATCTGGCTGGCCCTCACGCTCAAGCGCGACGCGCTGGCCTTCGCCGCCACCGGCCTCACCATCGTCTTTTCCACCGCGACCATCTTCGGCAGCCTCTACCCGAACGTGCTGCCCAGCACCCTGGGCGACGCGTACAACCTGACCGTGCAGAACACCGCGTCCGAACCGTACACGCTGCGCCTGCTGACCTGGGTGGGCGCGGCGTTCCTGCCGCTGATCATCGGGTACCAGGCGTGGAACTTCTACGTGTTCCGCCAGCGCATCCGCGCGCAGGACGAGAAGATCCCCGGCGGCCACGACTGAGTCAGGTGCCCAGCCCCGGCGGAACGCGGCGTCAGGCCGGGGTCCCGCCGGGCCTGTGGGCGTCCAGGATGATGGACACGGAACCCAGCCGCCCGTCCCGGTTGCGGTGATCCAGCATCAGCGAGCGGTAGACCGGGCCGGTCGACACGTCCCACCCGTGGTAGTGGAAGCGGCCCGCGTCGTCGCAGTACTCCAGCAGGTCCACCTCAAAGCCCACGTCCTCGAACACCGAGCGGAAGGTGGCGGCGTCGTACACGACCTGATGATCAGCCGCCGGATGGTCCGCCGGGCCGGGGCCCCCCACCTGCACCGTGCGTTGGTACGCCTCGTCCGGGAAGTTCGCGTCCGGGACGGCGCAGCGCAGCCACCCACCGGGCTTCAGGAAGTCCAGGCACAGGCGCGCGGCCTCCCGGCCCTGCGCGGGGGTGAGGTGCTCCCAGACGTGCTCGCACAGCAGCGCGTCCGCGCGGCGCGTCCCGAAGTACCGCTCGAAACTGGCGCGGTCGGTCAGGTCAAGCTGTTCACGCTGGGTGGGCACCCAGCCGGGCCACGCCTGAGCGCCCGCGCCGATGATGACCCTGAGGGGTTCGGACATGCGCGCAGTCTGCCACGCGACGCGGCGGTGATCGACGTGCTCAGCGTTCGGCGGGATAGCCGGCTCTGGTCCAGGCGTTCATGCCGCCGTCCACGTTGAAGACCTGCGTGTACCCGGCCTTCACGAGCTGCGCGCTGGCCTGGGCGCTGCGGCTGCCACTGCGGCAGATGACGTACACCGGGCGGTCCCTGGGCACCTCGTTCATGCGGGCGCCCAGGTCCGCCAGCGGCAGCAGCGCCGCGCCCGGGACGTGCCCTTCCTGGTATTCGGCGTCCGTGCGGACGTCCAGGACGTACTCGCCCTTCGCCTGCGCGTCACGCAGGTCCTGCACGGAAACCGTGGTGTACGTGGCGGCGCGGGGCGCGCAGGCACTCAGGGTGAGCAGGCCGATCAGCAGGATGGGTCGCATGGGGGGCACTCCTGGAGGCAAGGGGCGGGGAAACCGGTCCCTGAAATGATACCAGCCCAGGGTATGCCCTCACTGCATTAGGGCAGGCGCAGGGGCCGGCCGCTGACGATCAGCCACGCCTCGTCCGACGCGGCGGCCGCGCGCTGGTTCACCCAGCCCAGCAGGTCCCGGAACCGCCTCGCCAGGGCGTTGTCCGGCACGATCCCGAAGCCCACCTCGTTCGTGACCATGACGGTCACGCCGCCCCGGTCCCGCGCGGCGCGCAGCAGATCGTCGGCGGCGGCCAGCACGGCGTCGTCCGTCCAGTCCGCGAGCATCAGGTTGCTGATCCACAGGCTCAGGCAGTCGAGCAGCACCGTGCCCTGCACCTCTCCCACAACCGCCGGGACGTGCACGGGCTCCTCGCGTGTCACCCACCCGGCCGGACGGTCCGCGCGGTGCCGTCCGATACGGTCCCGCATCTCGTCGTCGAAGGCCTGCGCGGTCGCCACGTACGTGACGGGTGCGCCCCCCCGCGCCGCCCGGGTCTCCGCGAAACTACTCTTGCCACTGCGCGCGCCGCCCGTCACGAACACCAGCGTCACAGGAGGTCCTCCAGCACGCCCGGGTCGAGGGCCGCGCCGACCCGCGCGGCGATGGCGTCCAGCCGGGCGTCCAGCGAGTCCAGGCCCGCCGGGGGACGCAGGCCCGCCCAGCCCAGGAAGCGCTCGAGGTACGCGGGGTTCTCCAGCAGGCCGTGCAGATACGTGCCGCGCACGTTGCCCTGCCGCCACAGCCGCCCCGGGGCGAGGGTCTGCACGCCCGGCCCGGCCCCGCTCTGACCGTGGTGGATCTCGTAGCCCTGCACGGTCAGGCCTGTCTCGGCGTCCGTGAAGGTGGTCAGGGTGGTGGTCTTGTCCGGCGCGAAAGTGGTGTCCAGGTCGAGGAGAGCCAGGCCCGGTACCTCCGGCGCACCCTCCACACTGTGCGGGTCGCGGATCACGCGCCCGAGCATCTGCAGGCCCCCGCACACGCCGAGCACAGGGACGCCCGCGTGGGCGGCGCGGGTCACGGCGCCCGCGAGTCCGGTGGCGCGCAGCCACGCCAGATCGGCGGCCGTGCTCTTGCTGCCGGGCAGGATCACCGCCCGCGCGCCCGCCAGGTCCGCTGGGGTCGCCACCCAGCGGGCCAGCGGGCCGAGCGGCGCGAACTCGTCGAGGTTCGACACGCGTGGCAGGCGCGCGATCGCCACGAACCCGTCGTCCTGATCCCCGCCGCGTGCCGCTCCGGTTTCGGCCCACACGCCGTCCTCCTCGGGCAGTGGGATGTCCAGCATCGGCACGACCCCGACCGTCGGCACGCCGGTCTGCGCCTCCAGCCACTCGGGGGCGGGCGAGAGCAGGCGCGCGTCGCCCCGGAAGCGGTTGAGGACGAAGCCGCGCAGCAGCGCGCGTTCCTCGGGCGTCAGGCAGTGCCAGGTGCCGAGCAGGTGCGCGAACGACCCGCCCCGGTCGATGTCGCTGGCGAGCAGCACCGCTGCCCGGGCCTCCAGCGCCACGCGCATGTTCACGATGTCCGACGCGCGCAGGTTCACCTCGGCGGGACTGCCCGCACCCTCGATGACGACCACGTCGAACTCGGCCATGAGGCTGTGCAGCGCGCCCTGCACGTGCGGCCACAGGTGCGCCTTGCGCTCACGCCAGGGCAGGTTGGTGATCTCGCGGTTCACCTGCCCCAGCAGCACGACCTGCGAGCGGGTGTCCGCTTCCGGTTTCAGTAGCACCGGGTTCATCCGCACGTCCGGCGTGACGCGCGCCGCGGCGGCCTGCACGAGCTGCGCGCGGCCCATCTCCAGGCCCGCCGGGGTCACCCCGGCGTTGTTGCTCATGTTCTGCGCCTTGAACGGCGCGACCCGCGCGCCCGCGTTCGACAGGGCGCGGCACAGCGCTGCCGTGAGGTAACTCTTGCCCGCGCTGCTCGTGCAGCCCTGCACCATGATCGCCTTACCCATGTCGTCCTCCCACCGCCAGCCTGGCGTGCAGCTCGCGCACGAGCACGCGGTTCTCGCCCGGCAGGCGCGTGCTCACGCGGATGAGGTCCGGCAGGCCGTAACTCGCGCAGTCCCGCACCCGCACGCCCGCCGCGAGCAGCTGTGCACTCAGGGCGCGGGCGTCCCCGACCCGCAGCGTCAGGAACGGCGTCCCGTGGTGCTCCACCCGGCCCAGCGGGCGCAGGTCGTCCGCGAGCGCGGCGGCGTGCGCGGCGACCCTGGGCAGCGTCTCGGCCAGGAAGCGCGCGGCGTGCGGCAGGGCCGCAAGCACCCCGGCCGTCCCGGCCGGCACGTGCCACGCGGGGGCGAGGTTGTCGAGCGCGGCGATCACGTCCGGCGCGGCCAGCGCGTACGCGGGGCGCGCGCCCACCAGCCCGTGCGCCTTGCCCGGCGAAAGCAGGCGCAGCAGCGCGGGGTGGCGCGGCACGGCGGGCCGGGCCACGAAGGGTGCGTACGCCTCATCCACGATCAGCAGCGCGCCCACCGCGAGGCAGCGCTCGGCCAGGGCCAGCAAATCCTCGGGACTGGGGGCGAGGCCGGTCGGGTTGTGCGGGTACGCCACGTACACGAGGCGCGTCCCGGCCGGGAGGAGGTCCGGCACCTCGGGCACGGTCGTGACGGGCGCGCCGAGCAGCGCGGCGGCGCGGGCGAGTTCCCCGAAGGGCGCGTGCACGCTCAGCAGCAGGCCCCCGTCACTCAGGCACAGCCGGGCGAGGCGGTGCAGCAGCTCCGAGGCGCCCACCGCCGGGGTGACCTCGGTGGGGCTCAGGCCGTGCCACGCGGCCAGCCGCTCCCGCACCCAGCCGTAGGTCGGATCGGGGTAGTGGGCGTGGTCGGCGTCCCGCACCGCCTGGATCAGGTGCGGGCTGGGGCCGTACGGGTTGGCGTTCACGCTGAAATCCAGCCCGGTAAAGGGCTGCGCGCCGGGCCCGCCGTGCGGCACGCGGGGAATCAGGGGAATCATGCCCGCGCCTCCATCAGCCGCCGGGGCAGGGGCAGCAGGCAGACCAGCGCCGCCAGCAGCGCCGCGCGGTTCACCAGGGTCAGGGCGGCACGCAGGTCGGCCCCGTCGGGGTCGCGCCCGGCGGCGTTCAGGGTGTACACGCCACGCTTCTCCAGGCGCACGCCGAGGGCCCCGGCGGCGGCGCTCATGGGGTGCCCGCCGTTCGGGCTGGGGGTGCGCCTGGCGTCCGCGCGCCACTCCCGCCAGCCTCGGCCGCCGGCGGCAAGCAGCAGGCACGCGGCGCTCAGGCGGGCCGGGGCGAGGTTCAACAAGTCGTCCGCGCGGGCCGCGACCTTCCCCGGCCATTCGAGCTCGGGCGTGCGGTAGCCCCAGCTGGCGTCGGCGGTGTTCGTGAAGCGGTACGCGGCGGCCCAGCCCAGGCCGCCCAGCCGCGCGTGCAGCAGCGGCGCTACCACACTGTCGCTCAGGTTCTCCGCGAGGCTGGCGATGGCCGCGCCCGCCACCTCGCAGGCTGTCAGGTCGGCCGTGTCGCGGCTCACGAGGTGCCAGGACAGCAGCCGTCGCGCCTCGGGCAGGTTCCCGGCGTCCAGCGCCCCGGCGACCTCCGCCCCCGCGCGCAGCAGGGCCGTGCGGGCCAGCAGCGGTTTGAGGACCACGCCCTGCGCCCACCACGGCAGCCGCCCGGCCGCCCCGCCCAGGGCCGCGCTTAGCGTGACCCCGGCGGCCCAGCCCAGGCCCCCCTCGATCAGCTGGGCGCGCGGTGTCTGTCCCCGCCACGCGGCGCGCGCGCGGCGCAGGAGGTGCCCCATCCACACGACCGGGTGTGCGGGGGCGGGTGGTTCCCCCAGCGTGTCCAGGGCGAGGGCCAACAGCAGCGCCCGGCGCGGGGCGCCCCTCAAGCGGTCACCGCGCGGCAGGCGGCCAGGAAGCGGGTGGCGAGGGCCGGGTCGGCGCCCAGGTGCAGGTGCAGGTAGCTGGCCAGGACGTTCCCGTGCGCGTAGCCCTCCTCGGTGACGGTGCCGTCGTGCGCGGTCCAGGTCCAGGCGGGCCGGGTGGGGGCGTGCGTGAGGACCGAGTGGTGAAATTCGTGTCCACGCACCGTGGCGCCCGCCGGGGCGACCAGGGTGTCCCGCAGCGCGGTCGCGTCGCGGTACCCGAGGGTCAGGCGCGGCGTCATGCGGGTGCGGTAGGGGATCACCCCGCACATGGGCACCTCCTGCCCGTCTACCTCCAGCGATTCCCCGAGGTACATCAGCCCGCCGCACTCGGCGAGGACCGCCCCGCCCGATACGGCAAACGCGCGGATGGACTCGCGCATGGCCACATTGGCGCTCAGGTCGTGCGCGTGCGCTTCCGGGTACCCGCCGGGCAGCAGCACGCCCCCCACGCCCGCCGGGAGGGCCGCGTCCCGCAGCGGACTGAACCGGATCAATTCGGCGCCCTGCGCGCGCAGTTCGTCCAGCGCGTCCGGGTACGAGAAGTGGAACGCCTCGTCGTGCGCCAGCGCCACCCGCACCGGCGCGCCCGCCTGCGCGGGGGCGGGCGCGTCCGGCAGGGCCGGGGCGTGGATGGCGTCCAGCAGGGCGTCCAGCCGCAGGCCCTCAGCCGCGCGGTCGGCGGCGGCGGTGTCCCAGGCGGCCTGCTCGGCACTCAGGAGGCCCAGGTGCCGCTCGGGCAGGTGCAGCCCGGCGTCGCGCGCCACCCAGCCCAGCACGGGCAGGTCGACCTGATCGAGCGCCGCCTCGCACAGCGCCGCGTGCCCGGCGCCGCCCACGCGGTTCAGGATCACGCCTGCCACGCGCAGGTCCGGTCGGAAGTCCCGCAGGCCACTCGCGACCGCCGCGACCGTGCGCGCCGATCCGCCCGCGTCCAGCACGAGTACTACCGGCGCGTCCAGCAGCAGCGCCAGGTCCGCCGTGGAGTGCTCGTCACTGGTGGGGTCGCGCCCGTCGAACAGGCCCATCACGCCCTCCAGGACGCTCACGTCCGCCTGCGCCGCCGCCCGCGCGAACAGCTCCCGCAGTCTCTGGCGACCCAGCAGGAACGAGTCCAGGTTGCGCGCCTCCCGGCCCGCCGCGCGCGTCAGATGCGTCGGGTCCAGGTAGTCCGGACCCAACTTGAACGGCTGCACCCGCACGCCCCGCGCGCGCAGCGCGCGGCACAGCAGCGCCGCCACGGTCGTCTTGCCGCTGCCGGAGGACGCGGCAGCCAGCACCACGCGGCGCGGCCCGGAAGGAGAGAGGGCAGGGAAGGTCGGCGGCTGGGTCGTCATGCGCGGCCCACACCCTATCCGAAGTGCCGCCGCCCTGTACGCGCGGGCGGGCTTTACTGCACAGTTCAGGCCCGGGCAGGCTCGTCCGGGTACGCGAAGTGATACGCGAGCGCCACGAACACCGCGCCCCCCACGATGTTCCCTGCCGTCACCAGAACAAGCGTCACAGCCACGTGCGCCGCGTCCAGGGACGATCCCGGCACGGCCGGCACGCTGCCCTGAAGCAGCAGGCCCAGCGGCAGCAGGTACATGTCCGCCACCGAGTGCTCGAAGCCCGCTGCGACGAACGCCGTGACCGGCAGCAGCACCGCCAGGATCTTGTCCGCCAGGGTTTTCCCAGCAAAGGCCATCCAGACGGCCAGGCAGACCAGCATGTTGCACAGCGCGCCGCTGAACAGCAGTTGCGCGGGCGTCTTCGCCACCTTCCCCGCAGCGATCGTCACGGCCTGCTGCGCCACGCCGCCCCCGTCGAGATTCGGATGACCGGACGCCACGACCAGCAGGGCCAGCAGCACGCCGCCCACCAGATTTCCCGTCAGCACCAGCGCCCAGTTGCGCGCCACCTGCGCCCACGTGACGCGGCGGCGCACGGCGGCCAGGACCAGCAGCACGTTCCCGGTCAGCAGTTCCGCTCCAGCCACGAGGACCAGCACCAGCCCCACGCAGAAGCCCAGCCCGCCCAGCGCCTGCTTGAACGCGAAGTCGATGCCGCCCGCCTCGATCAGCGTGTAGAACATGCCGCCCAGGCCGATGAACATCCCGGCCAGGATGGCCAGTATGAATGTCGGCCACGCGGCCCGCTCGGCCTTCTCGACCTCCTTGTTCACCACGGCCCGCGTCAGCGCGGCCCCACTGAGGACGGTCGGATCCGGGGGGGGCGCACTGGTCATGCCTCACCATAGGAGCCGCCTGATCTGAGCGGCTGACCAAGCTCTTCAGGAGTTCCTGATCCGGACTGAACTTGAACAGCTGGTGCGAACCCTGCAGGCTGGGCAAGAACGGAGGCTGTGTGAGCCGTGCCCTGCTGGGTTGCGCGGCTCGGCCCGGCAGGCGTCAGGGCGGCCGGACCCGGTCCAGCCGCCCTGCGAGGTCAGGTCAGTCCCCGGCGCCCAGCGGGGAGGGGCCCTCCACCTGGGCGTGGACGGTGTCGGGTTGCAGGCGGCGGCGTTCGAACAGCCAGAACACGCTGGGCACCACGTAGAAGGTCAGCAGTGTGGACGTGATCACGCCGCCCAGGATCACGATGCCCAGCCCCCGGCGGAACTCGGCGCCCTCGCCCTGGCCGAGCACCAGCGGAATGCTGATGACCAGCACGGTCAGGGTCGTCATGATGATCGGC of the Deinococcus radiotolerans genome contains:
- a CDS encoding class I SAM-dependent methyltransferase is translated as MSEPLRVIIGAGAQAWPGWVPTQREQLDLTDRASFERYFGTRRADALLCEHVWEHLTPAQGREAARLCLDFLKPGGWLRCAVPDANFPDEAYQRTVQVGGPGPADHPAADHQVVYDAATFRSVFEDVGFEVDLLEYCDDAGRFHYHGWDVSTGPVYRSLMLDHRNRDGRLGSVSIILDAHRPGGTPA
- a CDS encoding rhodanese-like domain-containing protein → MRPILLIGLLTLSACAPRAATYTTVSVQDLRDAQAKGEYVLDVRTDAEYQEGHVPGAALLPLADLGARMNEVPRDRPVYVICRSGSRSAQASAQLVKAGYTQVFNVDGGMNAWTRAGYPAER
- the cobU gene encoding bifunctional adenosylcobinamide kinase/adenosylcobinamide-phosphate guanylyltransferase, translated to MTLVFVTGGARSGKSSFAETRAARGGAPVTYVATAQAFDDEMRDRIGRHRADRPAGWVTREEPVHVPAVVGEVQGTVLLDCLSLWISNLMLADWTDDAVLAAADDLLRAARDRGGVTVMVTNEVGFGIVPDNALARRFRDLLGWVNQRAAAASDEAWLIVSGRPLRLP
- a CDS encoding cobyric acid synthase, whose protein sequence is MGKAIMVQGCTSSAGKSYLTAALCRALSNAGARVAPFKAQNMSNNAGVTPAGLEMGRAQLVQAAAARVTPDVRMNPVLLKPEADTRSQVVLLGQVNREITNLPWRERKAHLWPHVQGALHSLMAEFDVVVIEGAGSPAEVNLRASDIVNMRVALEARAAVLLASDIDRGGSFAHLLGTWHCLTPEERALLRGFVLNRFRGDARLLSPAPEWLEAQTGVPTVGVVPMLDIPLPEEDGVWAETGAARGGDQDDGFVAIARLPRVSNLDEFAPLGPLARWVATPADLAGARAVILPGSKSTAADLAWLRATGLAGAVTRAAHAGVPVLGVCGGLQMLGRVIRDPHSVEGAPEVPGLALLDLDTTFAPDKTTTLTTFTDAETGLTVQGYEIHHGQSGAGPGVQTLAPGRLWRQGNVRGTYLHGLLENPAYLERFLGWAGLRPPAGLDSLDARLDAIAARVGAALDPGVLEDLL
- a CDS encoding pyridoxal phosphate-dependent aminotransferase, with the protein product MIPLIPRVPHGGPGAQPFTGLDFSVNANPYGPSPHLIQAVRDADHAHYPDPTYGWVRERLAAWHGLSPTEVTPAVGASELLHRLARLCLSDGGLLLSVHAPFGELARAAALLGAPVTTVPEVPDLLPAGTRLVYVAYPHNPTGLAPSPEDLLALAERCLAVGALLIVDEAYAPFVARPAVPRHPALLRLLSPGKAHGLVGARPAYALAAPDVIAALDNLAPAWHVPAGTAGVLAALPHAARFLAETLPRVAAHAAALADDLRPLGRVEHHGTPFLTLRVGDARALSAQLLAAGVRVRDCASYGLPDLIRVSTRLPGENRVLVRELHARLAVGGRHG
- the cbiB gene encoding adenosylcobinamide-phosphate synthase CbiB encodes the protein MRGAPRRALLLALALDTLGEPPAPAHPVVWMGHLLRRARAAWRGQTPRAQLIEGGLGWAAGVTLSAALGGAAGRLPWWAQGVVLKPLLARTALLRAGAEVAGALDAGNLPEARRLLSWHLVSRDTADLTACEVAGAAIASLAENLSDSVVAPLLHARLGGLGWAAAYRFTNTADASWGYRTPELEWPGKVAARADDLLNLAPARLSAACLLLAAGGRGWREWRADARRTPSPNGGHPMSAAAGALGVRLEKRGVYTLNAAGRDPDGADLRAALTLVNRAALLAALVCLLPLPRRLMEARA
- a CDS encoding cobyrinate a,c-diamide synthase; the protein is MTTQPPTFPALSPSGPRRVVLAAASSGSGKTTVAALLCRALRARGVRVQPFKLGPDYLDPTHLTRAAGREARNLDSFLLGRQRLRELFARAAAQADVSVLEGVMGLFDGRDPTSDEHSTADLALLLDAPVVLVLDAGGSARTVAAVASGLRDFRPDLRVAGVILNRVGGAGHAALCEAALDQVDLPVLGWVARDAGLHLPERHLGLLSAEQAAWDTAAADRAAEGLRLDALLDAIHAPALPDAPAPAQAGAPVRVALAHDEAFHFSYPDALDELRAQGAELIRFSPLRDAALPAGVGGVLLPGGYPEAHAHDLSANVAMRESIRAFAVSGGAVLAECGGLMYLGESLEVDGQEVPMCGVIPYRTRMTPRLTLGYRDATALRDTLVAPAGATVRGHEFHHSVLTHAPTRPAWTWTAHDGTVTEEGYAHGNVLASYLHLHLGADPALATRFLAACRAVTA
- a CDS encoding formate/nitrite transporter family protein, with protein sequence MTSAPPPDPTVLSGAALTRAVVNKEVEKAERAAWPTFILAILAGMFIGLGGMFYTLIEAGGIDFAFKQALGGLGFCVGLVLVLVAGAELLTGNVLLVLAAVRRRVTWAQVARNWALVLTGNLVGGVLLALLVVASGHPNLDGGGVAQQAVTIAAGKVAKTPAQLLFSGALCNMLVCLAVWMAFAGKTLADKILAVLLPVTAFVAAGFEHSVADMYLLPLGLLLQGSVPAVPGSSLDAAHVAVTLVLVTAGNIVGGAVFVALAYHFAYPDEPARA